One Gadus chalcogrammus isolate NIFS_2021 chromosome 4, NIFS_Gcha_1.0, whole genome shotgun sequence DNA segment encodes these proteins:
- the LOC130380465 gene encoding E3 ubiquitin-protein ligase TRIM39-like produces MACANAPWFEENFSCSICLDVFSSPVSTPCGHNFCRTCITKFWDGQVRYKCPVCNELFQSRPYPRVNTLLSELVAQFKTSVRVEEQPCVEPADVPCDVCTGTPLKAVKSCLVCFMSFCQPHLEPHQRVTVLKKHRLVEPMDRLEDRMCKKHDRLLELFCQTEQVCVCQYCTETDHKSHPVVPLKEEYQVKTAQLGKIESEVQQMIQERQRHIQEIKDTVKRSKVDADREIADGVQVLAALMRCIEKCQDDLNKMVKERLKSTEKQAEGLIKELEQEIEDLTNRSSEGKQLSHTKDHLHFLQAFRSLKDAPATRDWTTVEVCPPSYVGTLRRSLDQLEETLSMEMRKLCDAELKRVQQYEVDVTLDPDTAHPKLILTEDGKQVYYGGVRKKLTDNPKRFKHQMYVLTRQNFSGSFYFEVQVKDKTEWCLGVARESITRKERIIVTPKMGYWTFHFKKDGLVFRDDPAVRLPLRAELQKVGVFVDYDEGLVSFYDVEARVCIYSATGCTFSEPLYPLLCPCDHEFGINSAPLIISPVHQTD; encoded by the coding sequence ATGGCCTGTGCAAACGCTCCCTGGTttgaagagaacttttcatgttctaTATgcctggatgtgttcagcagtcCAGTTTCCActccatgtggacacaacttctgcagaacctgtattactaaGTTCTGGGATGGACAAGTCCggtacaaatgtcctgtttgcaacgAGCTTTTTCAAAGTAGACCCTATCCACGAGTCAATACCCTCTTATCAGAGCTGGTCGCTCAGTTTAAAACATCCGTACGAGTagaagagcagccttgtgttgaaccagcagatgttccctgtgacgtctgtactgggaccccgctgaaggctgtgaagtcctgcctagtgtgtttTATGTCGTTCTGCCAaccccacctggagccacatcagagagtcacagtcctgaagaaacatcggctggtcgagcctatggaccgtctggaagacaggatgtgtaagaaacacgacagacttctggagctcttctgccagactgaacaggtgtgtgtgtgtcagtattgcacagagacagaccataagtcacatcctgttgtacctctaaaggaggaatatcaagtgaagacggcccagctggggaagatagagtctgaagttcagcagatgatccaggagagacaaagacatattcaggagattaaagacacagtcAAACGCAGCAAAgtagacgcagacagagagatagctgatGGTGTACAGGTCCTCGCCGCTTTGAtgcgctgcattgaaaagtgccaggatgatctcaacaaaatggttaaagagagactgaaatccacagagaaacaagctgaaggcctcatcaaagagctggagcaggaaatagaagatctgaccaatagaagctcagaggggaagcagctctcacacactaaagaccacctccacttcctccaggccttcagatccctgaaggacgCTCCagccaccagggactggacgacggtggaggtctgtcctccgtcatacgtagggaccttgaggagatccctggatcagctggaggagacactgagcaTGGAGATGAGGAAGCTgtgtgatgctgaactgaagagggtccagcagtatgaagtagatgtgactctggatcctgatacagctcatcccaaGCTCATCCTGACTGAGGATGGAAAACAAGTATATTATGGAGGTGTAAGGAAGAAACTcacagacaaccctaagagatttaaaCATCAAATGTatgttctcacgaggcagaaCTTCTCTGGGAgtttttactttgaggtccaggttaaagacaagactgaaTGGTgtttaggagtggccagagagtccattaCCAGAAAAGAACGGATCATAGTGACCCCAAAAATGGGTTACTGGACTTTTCACTTCAAAAAGGATGGGTTGGTATTTAGAGATGACCctgctgtccgtctccctctgagagctgagctccagaaggtgggggtgtttgttgattatgatgagggtctggtctccttctatgatgtggaagccagggtttgtatctactctgctactggctgcaccttcagtgAGCCTCTTTATCCATTACTCTGTCCATGTGATCATGAATTTGGTataaactctgcccccctgatcatctcacctgtccatcaaacagactag